A DNA window from Flavobacterium sp. contains the following coding sequences:
- a CDS encoding aminotransferase class IV, with product MINFNGNITQEENLLTQNRAFLYGDGVFETVKIINNKILFLEDHYFRLMASMRVVRMEIPMSFTMEYFEEQILNLVQQKNISSSARARITVYRNDGGLYLPKTREVSFLIHATPLDNVLYVLNTAEYEVDLYKDFYVTKQLLSSIKTTNKMINVTGSIFADENGLANCLLINDAKNVVEGLQGNLFMVSGKKLITPPVSEGCLNGIMRKQILALAKKIEGVEVVEEIISPFDLQKADELFLTNVITGIQPISKYRKKEFTSNLAHLLVQKLNETLSEN from the coding sequence ATGATCAATTTTAACGGAAACATTACGCAGGAAGAAAATTTATTAACCCAAAATCGTGCGTTTTTATACGGAGACGGCGTTTTTGAAACAGTAAAAATAATCAACAATAAAATCTTGTTTCTCGAAGATCATTATTTTAGACTGATGGCTTCAATGCGGGTGGTTAGAATGGAGATTCCGATGAGTTTTACAATGGAATATTTTGAAGAACAGATTTTAAATCTTGTTCAGCAAAAAAATATATCTTCTTCGGCAAGAGCGAGAATAACGGTTTATAGAAATGATGGCGGACTGTATCTGCCAAAAACAAGAGAAGTTTCTTTTTTAATACACGCAACGCCTCTTGATAATGTTTTATACGTTTTAAATACAGCTGAATACGAAGTTGATTTGTATAAAGACTTCTATGTTACAAAACAATTGTTATCGTCGATTAAAACGACTAATAAGATGATTAATGTTACCGGAAGTATTTTTGCTGATGAAAACGGTCTTGCCAATTGCCTTTTAATAAACGATGCTAAAAATGTTGTCGAAGGACTTCAGGGCAATTTGTTTATGGTTTCGGGTAAAAAGCTAATTACGCCGCCAGTTTCTGAAGGCTGCTTAAACGGAATTATGCGTAAGCAGATTTTAGCTTTGGCAAAAAAAATAGAAGGTGTTGAGGTTGTAGAAGAAATCATTTCGCCTTTTGATCTTCAAAAAGCGGATGAATTATTTTTGACAAATGTAATCACGGGAATACAGCCGATAAGTAAATATCGAAAAAAGGAGTTTACAAGTAATCTGGCTCATTTATTAGTGCAAAAACTAAATGAAACCCTATCTGAAAATTAA